The following proteins come from a genomic window of Bactrocera tryoni isolate S06 chromosome 1, CSIRO_BtryS06_freeze2, whole genome shotgun sequence:
- the LOC120782640 gene encoding cytosolic carboxypeptidase 6 isoform X2 translates to MGDSDSEDSDGEGGLGNVSRVIIRPPGQSGKAKRGHLCFDAAFETGNLGKAELIGDFEYDLFLRPDTCNPRFRFWFNFTVDNVRQDQRVLFNIVNISNTRNLFNSSLVPLVKSSSRPKWQRLPKKNVFYYRSLLHQNHYVLSFAFSFDKEDDVYQFAVAPPYSYSRLQSYLNVIDARQTEQRFVRSVLTKSVQKRNLDLLTIDHVTAKSKASRLDRGFIRIIVILCRVHPGDAPASFMCQGFIEFITSNHPIAVVLRDNFVFKIVPMVNPDGVFLGNNRCNLIGQDLNRTWHVATEFSHPTLYAVRNMLKELDNSDIYQIDFVIDLHANPSLHGCFIYGNTYEDVYRHERHLVFPRLFAANAPDYVAENTMYNADEKKVGCARRYFCERLSDTVNAYTVEVSMSGHYLKDGKTVALYNEDGYYRCGRNLARTFLHYYRFINVLPTPVVSEARLRRRNRPRTHHSRSRSRTRYEVKPRPKTTRCYAPIAYTNLSIHYDSGGGSSDEGGFSPTRPIAPGSSLFSGYRNYRRMHGSSAVTHDQYALLALKSTKHDHLGDFGGAGRAHAYQPTRAATAEKSGKSVTFEQPLNVPPKPYLSIIDLNQLTRGSLDRKSGSFDVDHR, encoded by the exons ATGGGTGATTCAG ACAGCGAGGACAGCGATGGCGAAGGTGGTCTTGGTAATGTCTCACGCGTGATCATACGCCCACCCGGACAGAGCGGCAAGGCCAAACGCGGGCACCTTTGTTTTGATGCCGCTTTCGAGACGGGGAATCTCGGCAAAGCCGAACTGATTGGCGATTTCGAGTACGACTTGTTTTTACGGCCGGACACTTGCAATCCACGCTTTCGTTTCTGGTTCAATTTCACTGTGGATAATGTGAGACAAGATCAACGCGTTCTTTTCAATATCGTCAACATAAGTAACACACGCAATTTGTTCAATTCTTCGCTGGTGCCGCTGGTGAAGTCTTCCAGCCGGCCCAAATGGCAACGCTTGCCAAAGAAGAATGTTTTCTACTATCGCTCACTGTTGCACCAAAATCATTATGTGCTGAGTTTTGCATTCTCTTTCGACAAAGAGGATGACGTGTATCAATTTGCGGTTGCACCGCCTTACAGTTACTCGCGGCTTCAATCGTATTTGAATGTGATCGACGCACGACAGACGGAGCAACGATTCGTACGCAGCGTGCTGACGAAGAGCGTG CAAAAGCGAAATCTTGACCTGCTCACGATTGACCACGTCACCGCCAAATCAAAGGCGTCGCGCCTGGATCGCGGATTCATACGCATCATAGTAATTTTATGTCGTGTACATCCCGGAGATGCGCCGGCCTCCTTTATGTGCCAAGGATTTATTGAGTTTATTACGAGCAATCACCCGATTGCCGTTGTGCTACGCGATAATTTCGTCTTTAAGATAGTGCCGATGGTAAATCCGGACGGTGTCTTTTTGGGCAATAACCGCTGCAATTTGATTGGACAGGATTTGAATCGCACATGGCATGTGGCCACTGAGTTTTCTCATCCCACGCTGTATGCCGTAAGGAATATGCTCAAGGAACTCGACAACTCTGAC ATTTATCAGATTGACTTCGTGATTGACTTGCATGCGAATCCCAGTCTGCATGGCTGCTTTATTTACGGCAACACATATGAGGACGTGTACCGACATGAACGCCATTTGGTGTTTCCACGTTTATTCGCCGCCAACGCGCCCGACTACGTGGCCGAGAATACAATGTACAATGCGGACGAGAAGAAAGTCGGTTGTGCGCGCCGTTATTTCTGCGAGCGGCTCAGTGATACAGTGAACGCTTACACCGTCGAGGTGTCCATGAGTGGCCACTACTTAAAGGATGGCAAAACTGTTGCGCTCTACAACGAAGATGGCT ATTACCGTTGTGGACGCAATTTGGCGCGCACCTTCCTTCACTACTACCGTTTCATCAATGTGTTGCCCACGCCCGTGGTATCCGAGGCGCGTTTACGCCGCCGCAATCGCCCGCGCACGCATCACTCACGTTCACGCTCGCGTACACGATACGAAGTGAAGCCACGACCGAAGACAACGCGCTGTTATGCACCGATAGCGTACACTAACCTTTCAATTCATTACGACTCTGGTGGGGGCTCGTCTGACGAGGGCGGCTTCTCACCCACACGCCCCATAGCACCGGGTAGCAGTCTTTTCAGTGGCTACCGTAATTACCGACGCATGCACGGCAGTTCGGCGGTGACACACGATCAATACGCACTGCTGGCGCTCAAGTCGACGAAACACGATCACCTGGGCGACTTTGGTGGCGCCGGCAGAGCGCATGCGTATCAGCCAACGCGTGCGGCAACGGCTGAAAAGTCAGGCAAATCGGTGACCTTCGAACAGCCACTGAATGTGCCACCGAAGCCGTATTTATCTATCATTGATCTCAATCAGCTGACGCGCGGTAGTTTGGATCGCAAGTCGGGCAGCTTTGATGTCGACCATCGTTGA
- the LOC120782640 gene encoding cytosolic carboxypeptidase 6 isoform X1 yields MMFGMACDPLKHTSMYERMNEDSEDSDGEGGLGNVSRVIIRPPGQSGKAKRGHLCFDAAFETGNLGKAELIGDFEYDLFLRPDTCNPRFRFWFNFTVDNVRQDQRVLFNIVNISNTRNLFNSSLVPLVKSSSRPKWQRLPKKNVFYYRSLLHQNHYVLSFAFSFDKEDDVYQFAVAPPYSYSRLQSYLNVIDARQTEQRFVRSVLTKSVQKRNLDLLTIDHVTAKSKASRLDRGFIRIIVILCRVHPGDAPASFMCQGFIEFITSNHPIAVVLRDNFVFKIVPMVNPDGVFLGNNRCNLIGQDLNRTWHVATEFSHPTLYAVRNMLKELDNSDIYQIDFVIDLHANPSLHGCFIYGNTYEDVYRHERHLVFPRLFAANAPDYVAENTMYNADEKKVGCARRYFCERLSDTVNAYTVEVSMSGHYLKDGKTVALYNEDGYYRCGRNLARTFLHYYRFINVLPTPVVSEARLRRRNRPRTHHSRSRSRTRYEVKPRPKTTRCYAPIAYTNLSIHYDSGGGSSDEGGFSPTRPIAPGSSLFSGYRNYRRMHGSSAVTHDQYALLALKSTKHDHLGDFGGAGRAHAYQPTRAATAEKSGKSVTFEQPLNVPPKPYLSIIDLNQLTRGSLDRKSGSFDVDHR; encoded by the exons ATGATGTTCGGTATGGCTTGCGATCCTTTGAAGCATACAAGCATGTATGAGCGCATGAACGAGG ACAGCGAGGACAGCGATGGCGAAGGTGGTCTTGGTAATGTCTCACGCGTGATCATACGCCCACCCGGACAGAGCGGCAAGGCCAAACGCGGGCACCTTTGTTTTGATGCCGCTTTCGAGACGGGGAATCTCGGCAAAGCCGAACTGATTGGCGATTTCGAGTACGACTTGTTTTTACGGCCGGACACTTGCAATCCACGCTTTCGTTTCTGGTTCAATTTCACTGTGGATAATGTGAGACAAGATCAACGCGTTCTTTTCAATATCGTCAACATAAGTAACACACGCAATTTGTTCAATTCTTCGCTGGTGCCGCTGGTGAAGTCTTCCAGCCGGCCCAAATGGCAACGCTTGCCAAAGAAGAATGTTTTCTACTATCGCTCACTGTTGCACCAAAATCATTATGTGCTGAGTTTTGCATTCTCTTTCGACAAAGAGGATGACGTGTATCAATTTGCGGTTGCACCGCCTTACAGTTACTCGCGGCTTCAATCGTATTTGAATGTGATCGACGCACGACAGACGGAGCAACGATTCGTACGCAGCGTGCTGACGAAGAGCGTG CAAAAGCGAAATCTTGACCTGCTCACGATTGACCACGTCACCGCCAAATCAAAGGCGTCGCGCCTGGATCGCGGATTCATACGCATCATAGTAATTTTATGTCGTGTACATCCCGGAGATGCGCCGGCCTCCTTTATGTGCCAAGGATTTATTGAGTTTATTACGAGCAATCACCCGATTGCCGTTGTGCTACGCGATAATTTCGTCTTTAAGATAGTGCCGATGGTAAATCCGGACGGTGTCTTTTTGGGCAATAACCGCTGCAATTTGATTGGACAGGATTTGAATCGCACATGGCATGTGGCCACTGAGTTTTCTCATCCCACGCTGTATGCCGTAAGGAATATGCTCAAGGAACTCGACAACTCTGAC ATTTATCAGATTGACTTCGTGATTGACTTGCATGCGAATCCCAGTCTGCATGGCTGCTTTATTTACGGCAACACATATGAGGACGTGTACCGACATGAACGCCATTTGGTGTTTCCACGTTTATTCGCCGCCAACGCGCCCGACTACGTGGCCGAGAATACAATGTACAATGCGGACGAGAAGAAAGTCGGTTGTGCGCGCCGTTATTTCTGCGAGCGGCTCAGTGATACAGTGAACGCTTACACCGTCGAGGTGTCCATGAGTGGCCACTACTTAAAGGATGGCAAAACTGTTGCGCTCTACAACGAAGATGGCT ATTACCGTTGTGGACGCAATTTGGCGCGCACCTTCCTTCACTACTACCGTTTCATCAATGTGTTGCCCACGCCCGTGGTATCCGAGGCGCGTTTACGCCGCCGCAATCGCCCGCGCACGCATCACTCACGTTCACGCTCGCGTACACGATACGAAGTGAAGCCACGACCGAAGACAACGCGCTGTTATGCACCGATAGCGTACACTAACCTTTCAATTCATTACGACTCTGGTGGGGGCTCGTCTGACGAGGGCGGCTTCTCACCCACACGCCCCATAGCACCGGGTAGCAGTCTTTTCAGTGGCTACCGTAATTACCGACGCATGCACGGCAGTTCGGCGGTGACACACGATCAATACGCACTGCTGGCGCTCAAGTCGACGAAACACGATCACCTGGGCGACTTTGGTGGCGCCGGCAGAGCGCATGCGTATCAGCCAACGCGTGCGGCAACGGCTGAAAAGTCAGGCAAATCGGTGACCTTCGAACAGCCACTGAATGTGCCACCGAAGCCGTATTTATCTATCATTGATCTCAATCAGCTGACGCGCGGTAGTTTGGATCGCAAGTCGGGCAGCTTTGATGTCGACCATCGTTGA